DNA from Brassica napus cultivar Da-Ae chromosome C4, Da-Ae, whole genome shotgun sequence:
aaaccctaaaccctaaatcctaaaccccaccctttaactctaaaccctaagtttatgacttttgataaaacattaagtgctatttttgtgacttttgaccttgagtgctagtttgggaatataaacttgatttggtgctatttttgtctttttctcgtaaaataaaaacactaaacttaTAAACAAATGCAAACTAAACAATTTCAATATATACGTCATTTTTTTCTGCCGAGTATTTAGTCAGATTAAGCAACTTTTACTATCACAATTTTATACATATGAAAAGAGCattaattaaatatcataaGAATATAGTCTGCAATAGACGAAAGAAATTCATATGAGTTCTTTTACTTGATGATCGTTTTCTTGTGAATGTTTCAACCATCGCTTGGTTAACTCAGTTCGCTTGGTCAATGAAATGAATCTCTATGGATTCAAAAAAGTTGTTTATGTTCAAGGTGCACCAGCAGTGCAGTTTTATGTCTAATGTGTTCTATCACCGAGGATCAGAAGAAGATACCAgtgaaattaattataaaatgtatAGTTTAAATAACAAAGttctatttaaaaaacaaaGTTCTACGTAAATTCCAGTAACATGGAGATACCGCTAATAAGAAGATAATCGCTAGTGCTGTGATATGGATGGGTGACCAGCTCAAGATATATCACGAGCCTCAGGTTGTTGTGATTATATCCAGCGACAAAGACTTTGTACCAGCTATCCTGGAGATTAAACATAGGGGATTTGAAGTGGTTCTTGTGGTAATCCTAGCTATAAGGTAAGGAAGTTAAGAAGACCATTTGGGAATTTTAGTTACTAATTTGTTATTGGAACTTTGTTTTAGGAATTATGAGTTTTATTAAGTTCATCCCATGTGGGTATATCAGTGTCGAACTATCAGTAATCAGTTGCTTTGATAACATCTTTCATTGAGCATTCATTTTACATTAAGGTTTAGCCTAATGAGTTATGTATTGTGCAACCTaagctaaaatgaaaatttaactTGAAAGATACTTAAGTTCTGGTTGCGTGGCCCAAGTTTAGAGTTAGAGTGTATTGGGTTCCTTCTAGATGGAGGAAACCCATTGGGTTTGGTTGGTGATAACCAAATTTGGAAGTTGGGCCATTGGTATTAGTCCATGAGATTAGTATTGGACCTTGGAGGTTCTTAGGGTTAGtgagacacatatatatagtctttTGACCTAATTTTTATCTAAAGACTTACAAGaatcaaaaagacaaaagagagaaaagagggaAGGAGGCAGAATTTCGTCTGGGTTTTTCAAGGCAGATTTGGAGGGTCAAACGGATcctgatcgggctgatattttgtgagaagcttcttcagtcagtgggttaaaagttcaccgaagggatttggatttcaacggttggatcttctctTGTCTGGGTTTTAGTGAAGCTGGTCGTCACAGTTCTTCAGCAGTGCCGTCTTGAGTGTTTGGTATATCcgacggtgagatcttctctgaTTGAGTTGAAATTTGGCAGCGGTGTTGTTGACtggtttatcttggatttgtatGGTGGGATTAGTCTCTGGTTGCCGGAATCcttgtgagctgaggtcgtttggttgctgctggttttgaagctttgtgttgctctcttgttgttgttgttcttgtgttggaggtagctctttgtagcttgagtctctgttctgttcaggttgttgaacagggaggacgtggttgtactcacatacatttatatagtggattgttgagtggactacggtcccgtggtttttctttctcacatcgaggaggttttccacgtaaaaagtgCTTGTCTCATTTAGTTATTGCTTATACTATATCCTGctatcgtcgaagtattttactcacaggttcacacaaggtcaggggaacacgaccGTTACATTCCGCTGCACCTCGTGCCCGCTTTCCCCAAcagagtggtatcagagctactGGTTTTAGAGCTTTGGGTTTGATAACTTCGGGTTATTGTTGCTTGTGAGAATGATGGAAAATACgagcaggatgataagcttgaatggTGCTAACTATCATCTATGGAAGGGCAAGATGGAGGATTTGCTCTAACAAATTTCATGTTCCAGTCTTCGAGGAGAAGAAACATGAGAAGAAGACGGATGAAGAGTGGTAGCTGCTGCATCGCAAAGTGTGTGGGTTGATAAGGCagtgggtagatgataatgtgttgcatcatattgagactgagacggaggctcgttctttgtggaagaaTCTGGAGCAGTTGTATGCTAGGAAGACCGGAAACAACAAGatgtacatgatcaagaagttgattgagCTAAGGTATCAGGAGGAAACTCCGATGACGGATCACTTGAATGCGTTTCAGGGATTGCTCAACAAGCTGTCTGATATGGGCATCAAGTTTGCTGATGAGATTCATGGTCTGTGGCTTCTCGGTACTTTACCGGATTCTTGGGAGGTTTTCAGGATGTCTCTTTGTAACTCCGCGTCGGAAGGTGTCATTTCGATGGATTCAGTGAAGAACAGTGTTCTtaatgaggaagcaagaagacagtcgaatgctagcagttcgcgttcagatgtctttgttactgaGTCAAGGGGGAGGACTTCGAGTAGAGATCCCAAGAGGGACAAGAACAGGAGCAGGAGCAAATCTAATAAATTTGCTAATATGGAGTGCTATTTCTGTCACAAGAAAGGGCACATGAAGAAGGATTGCTGGAAGTTGAAAAATAAGCAGCAAggtaatcaagaagaaaaggtggatcgggtgactgtcaccgaagatcagtttctcattcttcttgaggGTGATGCCATTAATGTCGCATGCCAAGACACCAGTTGGGTGATTGATAGTGGAGCTACTACTCATGCAACATCACAGCGGGATTTGTTTGCTGGCATTGGCTACAGGTAATTATGGTTCCGTGAAGATGGGAAATGATGCGATGGCTCTGGTTGCTGGCATTGGCGAGATATGCTTGGAGACTAGTTTGGGGACTAGGTTGGTGCTTAAGGATGTTAAGCATGTTCCTGATATtaggatgaatctgatatcgACGGGAAGATTTGATGATGAGGGTTATTTTAGTTTCCACGGTGGTGGTAAATGGAAGCTCCCTCGCGGTTCTTTGATTGTGGCTCGAGGTGAGAAGTCTTCATCCTTCTATTGGATGCAAGCTAAGGTCTCCAAAGACGCTGTTAATGCGGTGGAGAATGATGGTGTCATGGAGTTATGGCATAGGAGACTcggtcacatgagtgagaagggaatgtttgtgttgtctaagaatgaggtgattccaagaatctctggtttgcacctgcagaagtgttcgcattgctttgcgggaaaacaacacAGGGTGTCTTTCAAGTCTTCTGCGCCTTCTAGGAAacccgaggtactggatttggtaCATTCAGATGTGTGTGGTCCAATGAGGACAAGATCTCTTGGCGGCGCGTCatattttgtgactttcattgatgatcattcaaggaAGTTGTGGGTATTTCCTATGAGGACGAAGGATCAGGTGTTGGGATATTTCAACATTTTGTGGCATTGGTTGAGAGACAAAcggggaagaagctgaagtgtatccgcagtgataatggtggagagtattcTGGACCATTTGATGCTTATTGCAAAGAGCATGGAATAAGGCATCAGTTCACGCCACCTAAGACTCCACAGTTGAATGGGTTGGCTGAAAGGATGAACAGGACGATTGTCGAGAGAatgagatgtttgatctcacagtcaggcttatcgatgactttctggggagaagctttgaacacggtgGTTCATGTGCTGAATTTGTCACCGAGTGCTCCACTGGATGGTGATATTCCAGAGAAGGTTTGGACTGGTAAGGATGTTTCTTACAGTCACTTGAGAATCTTTGGGTGTAAGGCATTTGTTCTTATTCCCAAGGATGAGAGATCGAAGCTTGAGATGAAGTCACGGCAGTGTgtgttcatcggttatggtcaGGATGAGTTCGGGTACAGATTTTATGATCCCGTTGAAAGGAAGTTAGTAAGGAGAAGAGATGTTGTGTTCATGGAAGATCAAACGATTAAGGACATTGACAAGTCCAAAATTCCAGCTCAGGTTTCTGAgagtttgattgatttagaggctactccttctacatcggtccacggtgaggttgaggttgaggtTCAGGATGATACACCCAGTGCAGATGCTCCCGCACATGAATATGGCAGTGGTGATCATGgtgacgatcatggtgagacacCAGCTGCTGAGAACCAACCTACTGTTGTTAGAAGATCCAAAAGAGGTCTTAAACCGTCGACAAGGTATGATCCTAGTGAGTATGTTTTACTTACTGATGGGGGAGAGCCGGAAAGCTATGATGAAGCTTTGGAGGATGAACACAAGGATATGTGGTTTGGAGCcatggatgaggagatggattcttttgagtagaaccatacttttgagttggtggaattgcctaagggcaagaaggctctccttaataagtgggtgtacagaattaagcatgaggatgacaatttgccacctcgacacaaggctagattggttgtgaaaggctacaaccaaaagaagggaattgattatgatgaaatcttttctcctgttgtgaagatgtcatccattcgggttgtacttggattggcagcgagccttgatctagaggttgagcaaatggatgtgaagactgctttccttcatggtgatttggaggaagagatctacatggaacaaccggaaggctatgtgaaaaagggcaaagaaaatttggtttgccgcttgaagaagagcctttatggattgaagcaagcaccaaggcagtggtacatgaagttcaagtctgttatgggggagcatggttatgctgagactgattcagaccattgtgtatttgtgaaggtgtttggtgaggatgattttatcatcttgttgTTGTAAGTcgatgatatgttgattgtgggcaGGAACATGAACATAATTAAGGAGCTGAAAGAGCAGCTCAGTGAGTCCTTTGCCATGAAAGACATGGGTCCAACGAAACAGATTCTCGGTATGAGATTTGTTCAAGACAGAGGTCAGAAGCTGATTCACTTGTCTCAggagaagtacattgaaaaagtacttaAGCGGTTTCACATGGACAAGTCTAAAGTGTTGAGTACTCCTTTTGCTCCACACTTAAGACTGAGCAGTCAACAAAGTCCGAAGACATATGCGGAGAAAGAAGATATGGAGAAGGTTCCATATGCTTCGGCAGTGGGTAGTTTGATGTATGCCATGGTCTATACAAGACCGGATTTAGCTTACGCCGTTGAAGTTGTCAGCAGGTTTATCTCCAATCCAGGAAGAGAACATTGGAATGTTGtgaagtggattttgagatatctcAGAGGGACTTCTGATCTGAAGATTACATTTGGGGGTAAAAAGCCTTTACTGGTCAGTTTCACTGATTCTGACATGTCTGGAGATGTTGATTCTAGCAAGTCTACTTCGGGTTACTTGGTAACATTTGCGGGTGGAGCTGTGGCATGGCAGTCAAGGCTGCAAAAGTGCGTTGCACTATCTACCACTGAGGCAGAGTTCATTGCTGCAACTGAAGCTTGTAAAGAGTTgttgtggatgaagaacttctgtgaAGAGATCGGTTTCAAGCAAGAAAAGTATGTGTTTCTTTGTGATAGTCAAAGCGCCATCTGTGTCGGGAAGAAATCTACATTTCATTCGAAATCAAAACACATTCAGAGGAGGTATCATTGGATACGAGATGTGGTTGCTTCTAAGGAAGTGGAACTTGAGAAAGTTCATACGGATGATAATGGAGCTGATATGATGACAAAGTCTTTGCCGAGGGGGAAGCTTGAAGTATGCCGAAGGATAGCTGGAATGGCTGTTTCCTCCACCTAGTCGGAGGGGGAGTTTGTTGGGTTCCTTCTAGATGGAGGAAACCCATTGGGTTTGGTTGGTGATAACCAAACTTAGAAGTTGGGCCATTGGTATTAGTCCATGAGATTAGTATATGGCCTTGGAGGTTCTTAGGGTTAGtgagacacatatatatagtctctTGACCTAATTTTTATGTAGAGACTTACAAGaatcaaaaagacaaaagagagaaaagagggaAGGAGGCAGAGTTTCGTCTGGGTTTGTCAAGGCAGATTTGGAGGGTCAAGCGGATcctgatcgggctgatattttgcgggaagcttcttcagtcatTGGGTTAAAGGTTCAacgaagggatttggatttcaacgattggatcttctgttgtctgggttttagTGAAGCTGGTCGTCATAGTTCTTCAACAGTACTGTCTtgagtgtttggtaaatccgacggtgagatcttctctgaTTGAGCTGAAATTTTCCAGAGGTGTTTTTGACtggtttatcttggatttgtacgaTGGGATTAGTCTCTGGTTGCCGGAATCcttgtgagctgaggtcgtttggttgctgctagttttgaagctttgtgttgctctcttgttgttgttgttcttcttgtgtTGGAGGTAGCTCTTTGTAGCTTGAGTCCCTGTTCTATTCAGgttgttgaacagggaggacgtggttgtactcacatacatttatatagtggattgttgagtggactacggtcccgtggtttttctTTCTCACATCGAAGAGGTTTTCCGCGTAAAAAGTGCTTGTCTCATTTAGTTATTGCTTATACTATATCCTGctatcgtcgaagtattttcctcacaggttCACACAAGATCAGGGGAACATGACCGTTACATTCCGCTGCGCCTCGTGCCCGCTTTCCCTAACAGAGTGCTCTTATATTTTAGTGGctacttttttttgtcttcagGAACTGATAGCGAATACTGTTCTTAAAAAAGTTTCAGGTCTGACAGAATAACTGCAAGCTTTTATAAAGCTCTTTGTTGCTATATTTTGGACTCTGCCTACATGTTCTTCCTCTGAATATTTAACTGAAGGCTCTTTTAGGTAACATGATTCTCCCTAATACCAAGGGAGTTGAGGGGGTTAAAATCTTAGTGGACGGTAGTCTAAGATCTGTCACGGACAAGGACAGCTATTACAAGATTGACCAGGTATATTTAAATGTCTTGTTCCAAGTTGTAAGCCTGGTACATTGGTTGTTACCCAACTACTCATAGTGAATGTTTCAAGGCTTCTATAACGTAGAGTAATGGGTTTGGCTAGAAGGCTGGAGTCTTATAAAGCAAacattatttcttttatatgaAACTCGTTTTGAAGTATCATCCTGATAAGAATCAAGGAAACGATGAAGCTACTCGCAAGTTCGCTGAGATCAATAAGGGttcgtatttttgaaattgacACTTTGATCGTTTTGAAATTGACTGCGTTTGATGTTAAAACAACTGTTTCATTTATCTTCATGATCAGAGGATTAACCGTTATATTATTGTACATTTTGGCAGTTCCGAATCAAAGCTGCACCACATGCCCGTTTCGGAGAGATGGCAACGATTTACACATGACCATCAACATTACACTGGTACTCTAAATATTCCACCAACATCTTCTGTATCTCTACTTAATAAACCGACATCTTATCTGTTTACATCTTTCAGGTTGAGGCGCTAGTTGGTTTTGAGAAATCATTTAAACACTTGGATGATCACGGAGTTGACATCGGTTCCAAGGTGACACTAATTACGTTCTTTCTACACCACAGAAAAAAACTCGAAATTGATCATCTGATGAAGTGATATGGTGTGTGTGGAATAGGGAATTACAAATCCCAAGGAAGTGAAGAAGTTCAAAGGAGAAGGGATGCCACTCCACTACAGCACAAAGAAAGGCAACCTTGTCACTTTTGAGGTTATGTTTCCTtcgtcactacaagaaaacacgccgaattccgacggagatTCCGACGGACCTCAATGTCGTCGGACGTTTGTGACGGATTACTGaccaatttccgacgaaaaccaaaaatttgaagtcgtcgaaattccgtcggccatttccaacggaattccgacgaaacatgggtcgtcggaatataccgacgaaccatgtgaccgttgccgacaaaatatatatgaccgttgtatagccgtttgagattagaaaataccgacggaattccgacggacttctttacatccgtcggaatttcgtcggaaagtcgtcggagggccgtaagcaatttcctataaatacagcccctcctcattcaactcattcacacttcattctctcttcattctctttagtcataacaattccgtgaaaatcatgtcttcagaagtttattatcgttcgtggatggataaacctcatttggatccgaacaccaatttgcttacggaagaatacgttcaagggattggagaattcatgaggcttgttcaacagcaaccggatgcaaaaagtggtatgttaagatgtccctgctctacttgcaataataataaggttataaaagaatttgatgtttggactcatttgtatatgaaagggttttcacgtaattataaagtttggtaccttcatggggaaactggttatgaatatggtagtactagcgaacctcagcctgttagtgaacttcagcctgatattaggttagaggaatctagaacggatatagattatggtgtaggtactgagcagatggtacatgatcattatagaggggaagaaccaaatcccgaatctaggagattttttgacatgttggatgctggaaaacaatctttgtatcaaaattgtagagatggtcattcagtcttatcatctgcaactagattaatgggtattaagacagactataatttggctgaagaatgtatggatgcgattactgattttgtcaaaggtattctacctgaggataaccttgcaccgggttcatactacgaggttcagaaacttgttgccggtcttcaactaccgtacgaagtgatagatgtatgtattgacaactgcatgatctactggagagcggatgagacacggaatgtatgcaaattttgtgggaaacctcgttatcaggagacgaggggaagagttccgatcccattcaaaagaatgtggtatttgcctttgacggaaagattgaagaggttgtatcagtgtgagcgcacagcaaaagcaatgagatggcatgcagagcattccacaaatggtgagattagacatccttcagatgcgaaggcttggaaacatttctagtcaacatatccagaatttgcggaagagagaagaaatttttatcttggattatctactgatggtttcagcccatttggaaagcatggaagacagtattctctatggccagttattgt
Protein-coding regions in this window:
- the LOC106444976 gene encoding dnaJ protein ERDJ3B-like encodes the protein MKLVLKYHPDKNQGNDEATRKFAEINKVPNQSCTTCPFRRDGNDLHMTINITLVEALVGFEKSFKHLDDHGVDIGSKGITNPKEVKKFKGEGMPLHYSTKKGNLVTFEVMFPSSLQENTPNSDGDSDGPQCRRTFVTDY